From Carya illinoinensis cultivar Pawnee chromosome 5, C.illinoinensisPawnee_v1, whole genome shotgun sequence, one genomic window encodes:
- the LOC122309239 gene encoding U-box domain-containing protein 21-like, translated as MISSWRRLRAGRRAAKDQGRGENGDLELTIPTHFRCPISLDLMKDPVTLSTGITYDRESIETWIEAGNQTCPISNQALKSLEPIPNHSIRKMIQAWCVDNQSYGIERIPTPRIPVSSVVVSEILSKITMASKRGEQEVCLQLVAKIKALWKESERNKRCIMANNTGSLLSAAFETFAKASFNRNEAVLDEILSVLALLFPLDGEAISCLGSAASLHCMVQFLKGGDLSGRRNAVLALKAILSSDESKVNALSEIEGSLEALVKLIKEPICPSSTNASLMAIYYMVNSLVPKETIIERFVEMGLVSLLLEMLVDAERGICEKALGVLDGICRSEKGREKPYNHALAIPVLVKKILRVSDLATEFSVSIIWELCKNEKREEAGGILVLEALQVGAFQKLLLLLQVGCAERTKEKATELLKLLNLHRDRLECIDSMDFKDLKRPF; from the coding sequence ATGATTTCGTCGTGGAGAAGGCTAAGAGCTGGTCGCCGTGCCGCTAAGGACCAGGGACGAGGCGAGAATGGAGACTTGGAGCTGACGATACCGACCCATTTTCGTTGCCCAATATCTCTAGACTTGATGAAAGATCCAGTCACGTTGTCCACGGGGATTACGTATGACCGTGAGAGCATTGAAACTTGGATTGAGGCCGGGAACCAGACTTGTCCTATTTCTAACCAGGCGTTGAAGAGCCTTGAGCCAATACCAAATCACTCCATAAGGAAGATGATACAAGCTTGGTGTGTTGACAACCAATCCTATGGAATTGAGAGGATTCCCACGCCTCGGATTCCTGTCAGTTCGGTGGTGGTTTCGGAAATTCTTTCGAAGATAACGATGGCAAGCAAACGTGGAGAACAGGAAGTGTGCCTCCAATTGGTGGCGAAGATCAAGGCATTGTGGAAGGAAAGTGAGCGCAATAAGCGGTGCATCATGGCCAATAACACGGGCAGTCTTCTCTCCGCTGCGTTCGAAACATTCGCTAAAGCATCTTTCAATAGAAATGAAGCGGTATTGGATGAAATATTATCGGTTTTAGCTTTGCTTTTCCCATTGGATGGAGAGGCCATATCCTGTCTTGGATCAGCAGCTTCATTGCATTGCATGGTACAGTTTTTGAAGGGTGGAGATTTGTCGGGGAGAAGAAATGCGGTTTTGGCCTTAAAGGCGATCCTTTCATCGGATGAGAGTAAAGTAAACGCATTATCGGAGATTGAAGGATCTTTAGAAGCATTAGTGAAGCTGATCAAAGAGCCCATTTGCCCTTCCTCCACAAATGCTTCATTGATGGCCATATATTACATGGTTAATTCCTTAGTTCCAAAGGAAACAATCATTGAAAGATTCGTGGAGATGGGCTTGGTTTCTTTGCTGCTAGAAATGCTCGTAGATGCCGAAAGAGGCATATGCGAGAAGGCACTGGGTGTTCTTGACGGGATATGCAGAAgtgagaaagggagagagaagccTTACAACCATGCTTTGGCCATACCAGTTTTAGTGAAAAAGATACTTCGGGTATCAGATTTAGCAACAGAGTTCTCGGTGTCCATCATTTGGGAGCTCTGCAAGAATGAAAAGAGGGAAGAGGCCGGAGGAATACTTGTTCTTGAAGCGCTTCAAGTGGGTGCCTTTCAGAAGCTGCTGTTGCTCTTACAGGTTGGTTGTGCAGAGAGAACAAAGGAGAAGGCCACGGAGTTGTTAAAATTGTTGAATCTTCATAGGGATAGGCTGGAGTGTATTGACTCTATGGATTTCAAGGATCTCAAAAGGCCATTTTGA
- the LOC122309094 gene encoding receptor protein kinase TMK1-like → MEAEHPCPPFSTLFIPLLLCLLLSFSLPVHSDDAAVMELLKQGITNSDSLGWSGPDPCTWKNVKCDRSKQVQVIQIKGMNLQGTLPMELRDLPALSQLEVQQNQFTGPFPSFAGHGSILIIIAHSNRFTSFPTDFFTGMTTLQSLTIGDNPFSPWTIPESIVSATSLKTFSASSANLTGKIPDVFGTMVSLGELKLTMNKLEGELPRTFARSRIQTLWLNGQQGNNKLNGTIAVLADMASLTSVRLHGNQFTGPIPDFSMVKTLQDVSFRDNQLTGIVPASFVNLPNLKTVTLTNNLLQGPRPKFGVNVDLDMRPDSNRFCTENPGGTCDGRVNDLLSVVEAFGYPKTLAEGWRGNDPCNKWKGITCTGEFAIEYVNFQNMGLSGTISPKFSLLTSMLRLVLSDNNLTGTIPSELSKLPNLELLDVSNNNLRGDVPPFIDVLVITNGNPDIGKESVEPSPPVSPNADGGRDGSKVGTIVGAVVGSVGGLLLVVVVGFCLLSRKQKGSGKVRRPHTVVVHPRHSGDQDAVKITVAGGNVNGGANDAFSPRRNGPVPGDIHFVEAGSMVISIKVLKNVTNNFSRENILGWGGFGTVYKGELHDGTKIAVKRMESGAVGEKGQTEFMSEIAVLTKVRHRHLVALLGYCLDGNERLLVYEYMPQGTLSKHLFKWREARLKPLEWTRRLCIALDVARGVEYLHGLAHQSFIHRDLKPSNILLGDDMRAKVSDFGLVRLAPEGKFSVETRLAGTFGYLAPEYAATGRVTTKADVYSFGVILMELITGRKALDDSQPEESLHLVTWFRRMHLSKDTFQKAIDPTIELDEEAVASIGIVAELAGHCTARESYQRPDMSHTVNVLSSLVELWKPAEPDAEDMYGIDLDLPLPQALKKWQALEGTSLPLLPSGDSSQTSIPTRPSGFAKSFTSVDGR, encoded by the exons atggaagccGAACATCCATGTCCACCCTTTTCCACCCTTTTCATTCCTCTTCTTCTCTGCCTTCTCCTCTCCTTTTCTCTTCCCGTTCACTCTGACGACGCGGCTGTGATGGAACTTCTCAAACAGGGCATCACCAACTCCGATTCTCTCGGTTGGTCCGGGCCGGACCCGTGTACGTGGAAGAACGTTAAGTGCGACAGATCTAAACAGGTCCAGGTGATCCAAATCAAGGGGATGAACCTCCAGGGTACGCTCCCCATGGAGCTCAGAGATCTTCCCGCCTTGAGCCAGCTCGAGGTCCAGCAAAACCAGTTCACCGGCCCATTCCCAAGCTTTGCTGGCCATGGCTCCATTCTGATAATCATAGCCCACAGCAACCGCTTCACTTCCTTCCCCACAGATTTCTTCACCGGCATGACGACGTTGCAATCTTTAACCATCGGCGACAACCCCTTCTCTCCGTGGACAATCCCTGAAAGCATTGTGTCAGCAACCTCGCTCAAGACTTTCTCAGCCAGCAGCGCCAATCTCACTGGTAAAATTCCTGACGTTTTCGGTACTATGGTAAGTTTGGGGGAGTTGAAATTGACTATGAATAAACTCGAAGGTGAACTGCCTCGGACCTTTGCACGTTCCAGAATTCAGACCCTTTGGTTGAATGGGCAGCAGGGTAACAATAAGCTTAATGGTACAATTGCTGTATTGGCCGATATGGCATCCTTGACTTCGGTTAGGTTACATGGGAACCAGTTTACGGGTCCGATACCGGACTTCTCTATGGTAAAAACGTTGCAGGATGTCAGTTTTAGGGATAACCAATTAACGGGTATTGTACCGGCGTCATTTGTAAATCTTCCGAACCTGAAAACTGTGACTTTGACGAATAATTTGCTTCAAGGGCCTCGGCCTAAGTTTGGCGTGAATGTGGATTTGGATATGAGGCCAGACAGCAATAGATTTTGCACGGAAAATCCCGGCGGTACTTGTGATGGGCGTGTTAATGATTTGCTATCGGTTGTGGAAGCGTTCGGTTACCCGAAAACTTTGGCGGAGGGTTGGAGAGGAAATGATCCTTGTAATAAATGGAAAGGGATTACATGCACTGGCGAGTTTGCCATTGAGTATGTTAACTTTCAGAATATGGGTTTATCGGGAACGATTTCTCCCAAGTTCTCTCTTCTTACGTCGATGCTAAGATTGGTTCTCTCTGATAATAATCTGACCGGTACCATTCCCTCTGAGCTTTCGAAATTGCCTAATCTTGAGTTACTGGATGTCTCAAACAATAATCTCCGTGGTGATGTACCACCTTTTATAGATGTGCTTGTGATTACGAATGGGAACCCTGATATCGGAAAGGAAAGTGTTGAACCTTCGCCACCTGTCTCTCCTAATGCAGATGGTGGACGTGATGGAAGCAAGGTTGGAACAATTGTGGGTGCCGTGGTTGGCTCTGTTGGCGGATTGCTATTAGTTGTAGTTGTGGGTTTCTGCCTTTTAAGTCGAAAACAAAAGGGTTCAGGAAAAGTACGAAGACCACATACCGTAGTAGTACATCCGCGACATTCTGGGGACCAGGATGCTGTGAAGATTACAGTTGCAGGAGGTAATGTTAATGGCGGTGCAAATGATGCTTTCAGTCCCAGAAGAAATGGACCTGTTCCTGGTGACATTCACTTTGTAGAGGCCGGTAGTATGGTCATTTCCATTAAAGTTTTGAAGAATGTGACTAACAATTTCAGCAGGGAAAATATATTGGGTTGGGGGGGTTTTGGAACCGTTTACAAAGGGGAATTGCACGACGGGACGAAGATTGCAGTGAAGAGAATGGAATCGGGGGCTGTGGGTGAAAAGGGACAGACCGAGTTTATGTCTGAGATTGCTGTTCTTACGAAGGTTCGGCACCGACATTTAGTTGCACTCCTTGGGTATTGCTTAGATGGAAACGAGAGACTTCTTGTTTACGAATACATGCCTCAGGGAACTCTTAGTAAGCATCTATTTAAATGGAGAGAGGCAAGGTTGAAACCGCTTGAGTGGACAAGAAGGCTGTGCATTGCCTTGGATGTTGCCAGGGGCGTTGAATATCTACATGGTTTAGCCCATCAAAGCTTTATTCACAGGGATCTTAAACCGTCCAACATTCTTCTCGGAGATGATATGCGGGCAAAAGTGTCGGACTTTGGACTGGTTCGACTTGCTCCGGAAGGAAAATTCTCTGTCGAAACTAGACTGGCTGGAACTTTTGGGTATCTCGCACCGGAGTATGCAG CAACGGGAAGGGTGACTACCAAGGCGGATGTGTATAGCTTTGGAGTGATTCTAATGGAGCTGATCACCGGTAGAAAAGCACTCGACGATTCACAGCCTGAGGAAAGCTTGCACCTTGTCACGTGGTTCCGAAGAATGCACCTTAGCAAGGATACATTTCAGAAGGCCATCGACCCAACAATTGAACTTGACGAGGAAGCTGTTGCCAGTATTGGCATTGTTGCGGAGTTGGCTGGTCATTGCACTGCGAGAGAGTCCTACCAGAGACCCGACATGAGTCATACAGTGAACGTGCTCTCATCTCTTGTTGAGCTCTGGAAACCAGCAGAACCAGATGCTGAGGATATGTATGGTATCGACCTTGATTTGCCATTGCCGCAAGCACTGAAGAAGTGGCAGGCATTGGAGGGAACTTCTTTACCACTCCTTCCTAGTGGAGACAGTAGCCAAACTAGTATTCCAACTCGGCCATCAGGGTTTGCAAAGTCATTTACATCGGTAGATGGACGCTGA